In a single window of the Penaeus monodon isolate SGIC_2016 chromosome 3, NSTDA_Pmon_1, whole genome shotgun sequence genome:
- the LOC119590105 gene encoding uncharacterized protein LOC119590105, which translates to MELQNRKCCQQKMITWQKIATLMLVLSAATYVDATAAGDSLEEAASEGKLHYEVIMREAKMPKYGDCYQNALEDLHNGCSNLDDEVQSRLALSFTNCYMMRFGWPVYPCRGDQQLSKCMEGLDARAASIYSSMLTNTLAMCHFLQAQAWHQSTSSAIDNLRTASEDVSSQLSRAVDSATALRNQLDSQMVASREAIKGRFCRIQGNDG; encoded by the exons ATGGAACTTCAGAATCGGAAATGCTGTCAACAGAAAATGATAACCTGGCAGAAAATTGCAACGCTCATGCTCGTGTTGTCGGCGGCAACATATGTGGACGCGACGGCAGCGGGTGACTCGTTGGAGGAGGCGGCTAGTGAGGGGAAACTGCACTATGAGGTGATCATGAGGGAAGCCAAGATGCCCAA GTATGGCGACTGCTACCAGAACGCCTTGGAAGATCTGCACAATGGCTGTAGCAACCTGGATGACGAG GTACAGAGCAGACTCGCCCTGTCCTTCACCAATTGCTACATGATGAGGTTCGGCTGGCCCGTGTACCCTTGCCGCGGCGACCAGCAGCTGAGCAAGTGCATGGAGGGGCTGGATGCAAGGGCCGCCTCCATCTACTCCTCCATGCTCACCAACACCCTTGCCATGTGCCATTTCCTCCAGGCTCAGGCGTGGCACCAGTCGACGTCCAGTGCCATTGATAA TCTCAGAACTGCCTCTGAGGATGTGAGTTCCCAGCTGAGTCGGGCGGTGGACTCTGCAACAGCTCTGCGCAATCAGCTGGACAGTCAGATGGTGGCTTCCAGGGAGGCGATTAAAGGGCGTTTTTGCCGAATTCAG GGAAACGACGGCTGA